ATTTCTTTTGTTGAAATTATATCCATAGTATTCTACCTTCCTTTACCAAAAATTATTTTGTTGATATCTCTAAAGTCTTCCCAGGGTATACAATCTATATCATTGTCTTTGCAGTAGTCTAATAAACTATCTTTAGCAAAAACCATATCTGCTACCTCTGCAACAGGTTTGTCTGTAACACCATCTCCTATAAAAATTACAGTATTATCTTTCTCTTTATAGTTTTCATAATGTTTAATTTTACAATTACCACAAGGACCTAATTTACAGCAGTTAGAAGCTTTGTGGTAATAGTCTAAAGTTACTTCATCACCAAAATTAATAGAATTAGCATATATATCAATATCATTTATGCCATGTTTTCTTAAAAAAGGTATTATTCCATTTTCAAATCCACCACTAATAATTGCAAAGGGAATATTGTTTCTTTTTACTTTTTGAAAAAATTCTTTAAATCCCCTAGATATTTCAATTTTATTTAATATAAAATTTGTATATTCTTCTTCATTTATTCCAATATCTCTATACTGTAATTCCAAATAAGATAATAAATGTATTTTACCTTTTTTGTATTGATTATATCGTTCTCTAGTTGTTTCATTGCCAAAATACTTTATTAGTTTTGCATTTGTATCTTCAGTAGTTATAGTGCCATCAAAATCTGATAATATAACTATACTACTTAAATCATTAATTTTAATCATTAATACCTCCCTATGAGAAGTTTTAGCCGCGAATATTCGCGGCTATTTTAGTTTTTAGATACTATTAATTCTTTTTATAAATTGTTACTCCTTTTACTACCCTATTAACTATTCCACTTGGATTTGGATCATCAGGTTCTACTTTTACTTTTATAGAATAGAATAAAGCAATTAATTGAGCATATAAAGCATACAATAAGGATATGAATCCTGTATTATTAATGTTATTTCCATCTTTACTTAGATAGAAATATTTATTGCTATTTTCTTCTACTTCTCCATAATATTTATTTGATATAGCTACTACCTTATGGTCACCTGCATCATTGTAAATTTCTTTAAGCATATCTATATCATATTTTCTTGTATAAGGATCTTCTGATATATAAATAATTATTAATGTATTATTATTAGTTATAGATTTTGGTCCATGTCTA
This Tissierellales bacterium DNA region includes the following protein-coding sequences:
- a CDS encoding MtnX-like HAD-IB family phosphatase; protein product: MIKINDLSSIVILSDFDGTITTEDTNAKLIKYFGNETTRERYNQYKKGKIHLLSYLELQYRDIGINEEEYTNFILNKIEISRGFKEFFQKVKRNNIPFAIISGGFENGIIPFLRKHGINDIDIYANSINFGDEVTLDYYHKASNCCKLGPCGNCKIKHYENYKEKDNTVIFIGDGVTDKPVAEVADMVFAKDSLLDYCKDNDIDCIPWEDFRDINKIIFGKGR